ACAGTTGGCAACATAGGCGGACAAGGTCGTCTGTTGTGGAGCGCGTCAGTAGTGAGTTCGTCCGGCATTCCAGTTAAATTTATCCCAGCGTCAGGTAATCTCGTTCAAAACGGAACCGAGCCGGTATTAATTCGCCTGATGCCAACGTTCGTAGCTGGTACATACGACATTACTATTAAAGTGAGTGGCAACGATCCGGCAAATCCGAATGAAGAGATTCTGATTCAAGCTACAGTTTTGCCGCCGGATGTCAATGTTACTAGCGAATCGATAGTTAAGAAAGTTGAAAAGAATAAAACCGGTTCGAGCACGTTGACGATCAGTAATACGAATGCCGGCAAGCTATTTTGGAATATGTCCATTCAAAGCGATGTACCGGAAGAACCAACGATCCAGGTAAATCGCAGTTTGAAAAAAGGGAACAATGGTAAACAATCCTTATTAAGTAAAGCATCGCACAAATCGTCATCGTTCTCACAGTTGTCATCCTCGCAAGCTTTCGATTTTATTCCGGGTACATTTGATTCACTCATGTTATCAGAAACGTATCTGACATGTATGACGGTCGATCCTGCAACCGGACTGATTTATGCGCAAGAAAATGGCGGCTATGCGTTTTTTCAGTACGATCCGTCGACCAATGAATGGACTCAGCTAGAAGATTGTCCTATTTACAGTGGCAACAACGGCGGTGCTGTCGTCTTGAATGGCAAAGTTTATACAACTTATACAAGTGGTAGTGGTGGCAGTAAAGCATTCCGTGAAAAAGCTTTTGATGCTTTTGGTGAAGGTCCTCCACCCGCTTCGGGCATAGGAATTTACGATATCGATTCCGATACATGGACGACGATGGACTCACCGACGTATTCAGGGCTGATCGAAACTTTCGGCGGTAAGATTTATCTGGCTGACACATATCTTTTTGTGAGCTATGATCCGATGACACTTCAATGGGATACTTTACCACATCCCGGAGAATTGGACCCATTATTTTATGACGAAAACACTTGGGGTGGATTGAGATATTATAATGGCTATTTGTATGACCTTGCTGGTAATGGCGATACATCCTTTGCCAAATTTGATCTTGCAACGGAAGAATGGACGCAGTTGCCTGCGCCGCCGCGCGGAACCGTACTTGGAACTGCGATCGATCCAGTCAATCACACGTTCTATGCGGTCGGCAATTATGAAGATGCAGGCGACTCAAGTCTTTTTGCATTTAATTTGAATACTGAACAATGGAGCGTTATCGGAGGCCTGCCTTTCAGCTATATCGATGATATGGGCATGGCGTACGTGCCGAGCGGTGATTATCGAGGATTGTATCTTATCGAAGGCGAAGCCGGTTATGGTTTCGTTCGTTATAATACAACTGCCGGTATGGGCTGGCTGACCGCCAGTGCATATTCAGGAACAATCAACGGTAATAGTTCGGGCAATGTAACGCTGAATTTTATGCCGGATACGCTGGATATTGGCGATTATACGGCGAATATTTTCATTACGAGCAACGATGCCGACGAGCCGTTGATTACAATTCCGGTGACCATGCAGGTTCGTGCCGACGTTTCAGGTCCTGTAACGGGCATCAGTTTCTTCCAGGATAAATATCTTTCGCAATATATCGATGTAATCGCAACCGGCAATGAACCTTTGAGCGGGTCACCCGTCATCAAAGTCACGAAACCTAATGCGTCGCAGGAAACCCTAACGACGGTTACGGTCGATGCCGCTAAACGAGTCTACTACGGCCACTTTAAATTCGATGCGTCTGGCAATTATTCTTTTACCGTAACATCGACGGATACGGCCAGCAATTCTAAAGACAGTGTCCGTACTCTGTCGGCAGTTCTGGCCAAGGTCGGCAGCAATGCTTCTCTGGCGAGCACAGACGGCGTGGCGATTATGAAAATTGCCGATAATACGATGAAATCGGATGCCTATCTGACCATTGCCGCTGAAGGCGCAGATCTTTATTCATCCGAAGGAATTTATTCCTTATCTGAGGCGTATACGTTTGGACCGCTGGGTATGGATTTGAATGCGTCAGCCACGATCACGTTTGATTATAGCAAATTGAGCGGCGTGGACGAAAATCATTTGACGATTTATCGCCGTACGGAAAACGGTCTTGAAATGATGAAAACCATTGTGAACAAAGTCAGCAAAACAGCTACGACTACGACCATGAAAATGGGCAAATACCAATTGTTCTACAATGGGGACGTTGTGTCGGAATTCGAAGGAGCATTACCGAAGGAATTTGCGTTATTCCAAAACTATCCAAATCCGTTTAACCCGACGACAACGATCCGATATGCTTTACCACGGGAAACGAAAGTGGTTGTCACGGTTTACAACATCCTTGGCCAGGAAGTAAAAACGCTGGTCAACGAAATTCAGGCCGGTGGCGTGAAGAGTGTGTTGTGGGACGGTAAGAATAATGCCGGACAGGCTGTAAGCTCAGGAATTTATTTGTACCGAATTCAAACCAAAGAATTCACCAGCACACGTAAGATGCTGTTCGTGAAGTAAATTCTGACGTAATAGAACAGAAATTAAAACCCTGTTGGATAATTCCAGCAGGGTTTTTTATTGTGTTCAAAAAAGTTTATATTGATAAATGTAATTTACATTTTTCCTTGTACAAATTTAGAAATCTATGAGCAAAAAAAAGCGTCGGTTAACTCCAGAAGAATTACAAGAAAGCATTAATATTTTTGAAGGCCTTAAAAAGCTTGCAAAAATTCATCCGAAATTTAAACCCGTACTTGCCGAAGTGCAGGCTTCGTTTGACGCAATGAAAAAATCGCAAGCCAAAGAAAAGCAAGCAAAGATTGCGGCTGATGAAGCCCATAAGCAAACGGAAGCTGCCGCAAAAGTTTATTATGATTTATTGTATAAATCCAAGCTTCAAGCCAAGGCTTAATTTGTAACAGCATTGTAGTCCGCACTTAGCGATTGGATAACCACAGTTTACGAAATTCAAGCTGCTCCTTAGATGGATTTTCCATCGACTCGAGTTTATGCGTTACGATGATCTCTTTCTTACCGGCTTTGGCTGTGAGCACTTTTTCCTGATCGCCGCGTTTAATGAAAATCGAAAACGTACTGTCGATTTGAATACTGTTGACTAACTGGATGACGTTTTGTACTAATGGCACTGCTTCCTGATCTTGATATTTGACCTTAAGCATAACATCGCCATCATGAACTCCCAGTTCCCGATTGATGGCATGCGTCGTGTCGACTTGAATAAAAACAACCTGATTGTCGCCATTAACGGTCAGCGCATACTTTCCGGTATCGGCTTTGTATTGTCCTGTACGGATTTCTGCATTGTAGTTGAAGCCGCCTTTTGCCAAATATTCTTTAAGCGGCAAGGGTTCAGCTTTTTTTACATAACGTTCAAAAAAATCGGTGATTTCAGGATACGTCATAGCAACAAATTCGTCAAAGAAATTTTTTTCCGAGAAAGTCTTTTTCGGTCCGTATTTTTTCGACAATTGCTTGATAATTTCTCGCAGCCCTGTTTTGCCTTTGGACAGTTCAAGCAGTTTCATGTCGAGAATCATAGCCGTCAAAGCGCCTTTATAATAGATATTCTGATATTGGCTGTTTAGTTCTCCGAAAGATCCGAGGCTCAATTCCTGAAGGCTGACGTCCTTGCGAAATCCGTCACTGATTTTGAGTTTTTGAGTAATCACTCCAAGGAACTGTTGTTCATTGATCAATCCACCACACACGCGCATCATCATTTGTGCCCATTCGGTAGCGCCTTCATACAGCCAGAGATGCTGCGATGGTACGGGGGTCTCAAAATTGTATGGTTCAATCACTTCGCTGTGAATATTGAGCGGCGTGACAATGTGGAAAAATTCATGCGCAGCAAAAGCGGTCATCAGCGGTGCTACTTGGGATATCGGGTTTTCCTGCATATAAAAATAGCTGGAATAATTATGTTCCAATGCGCCGACAACCGGTCCGGTGTTTTTTCGGAAATGGAATAAAAAGACAAACCGATTGACTGGAAGTCCGTTCAGGAATTTGTCGGCCGATTCGATGATCCCCTTGATATAGGTTAAAACACTATCGGCTTGAATAATATCATGCTCGGAATAGCAATATACATCGATGCGCGCGCCCCGGATTTTGAGGCTGGCCTCTGTGAGTTTGCCGAGCAAAACCGGAGAATCGACTAAATGATCAAATGAATCGGCGTAGTAGACACCTTTTTTTTCCGGTAACGCCGTAGCGATTTTCCATTCTTTGGGATAACGGAAAGTTATCTGCATCGGATTGATTTGGTAGCCCTTAAAATATCCGACTACCATTTGTGAGTTAATCACGGCATTGTCGCGTTCGATATTGGTTCCGCCCATCGGACCGATCAGATGTTCCTGAATAGCCGTGTCATACGTGTCTTCAACACGATATGAAACTTTGGCCAGTTGTTTGGAATTACGAATAAGGTATTGGTTGGTCGATGCACGGGATACCGGCAGTTCACTACCGGAGGCCGTGTAAGCTTTGAAGCTTCCGACAAATCTTCCTGCATCGGCGACCGCATACATACCGGGTGACGTGGCGATGAACTGATACACGATCGAATCGGATGTGACGCCGTTGACAGTCATCGTGACATTAAAAGAATCGGATTCGATCTTCGTAACGTCAATTTCATACTTCAATTCCAATTTGGAATTGCCTGCATTGGCCGTTACTGCCAAACACAACATTAAAAGTGCGAAAAGTGGTTTCATAGTTTTTGCCTTGTTACGGATGAAAAAAATTATTGATTGGTCAACCACCATTTTCTGAATTGTTCTTGTTCCTTAGTCAGAGTAACCATTGGAATAATTTTATGCGTCTCGATGATTTCACGCCGTCCGACGTTCGCTTCGAGTTTCACTTCTTTATTGTCTCGTTTAACGATCCAGGCAAAAGGATCACCGATATGCATCGATGACATTAAGGTCGAGAATCGCGCGTCGAGGATACTAACTTCAGTGCCGTTGTACGCGATTCTTAACATGACATCGCCGTCCTTCAGACCGGACTGCATGTTGACGCTATCGGTTGGATCAACGTTGCGTACGACGATCTGATTATTATAAGCGCCGAAATCAAATTTACCGCGTGAAGTTACAAAAACACCCGATTTCTGCGACGGGATGTATTCGTACCCTGCTTTGGCCAAATATTCTTTTACGGGCAAAGGTTTCGAACCTTTAATGTATTGATCGATATAATCGCGAATTTCCGGGTAAGTCATTTCAACAAAAATATCAAAAAATTGGCTTTCGGGAAAAGCCTTTTTAGGTCCGTATTTTTTGGCGAGCGTATTGACTATATCGCGTAATCCTTTTTTTCCTTTGGACAATTCCAGTAACCGCATATCAAGAAACATTGCCGTGAGTGCGCCTTTGTCGTAAATATTCTGATATTGATCGACATACTTTTCAAAACTTCCAAGACTGAGTTCAACGAGACTTAAATCAGGATCGTACTGATCGTTATTTTGAAGTTTCAGTGAAATTTGATTCATGAGCTCCGTGTCGGACATTTGTCCGCTACGCACTTGCATAAAGTCGCTCGCCCATTCCGTCGTGCCTTCGTACAGCCATAAATGTTGGGAAGCGACGGGCTTGATGTAATTGAATTCTTCAATGATTTCACTATGGATATTGAGCGGTGTTACGATATGGAAAAACTCGTGAGCCGCAATGCTCACGACGCCCGGGGCTGTTTTTTGCGGGTCGCCTTCGGGAATTACGTACAAAGAAGCATAGCTGTGTTCCCATGCTCCAAAAACAGGACCAGGATTAGCCCGAAAATGGAAAAGGAAAGTATAACGCTTGACGGGCAAGCCTTTGAGGAATTGATCGGCGGCCATGATCATTTTCTTCATCTCAGGAACCAGATCGTCCGCTTTGATTTTATCATTTTCCGAGTAGCTGTAGATGTCGACTTTTGTGCCTCCAACTTTCATCTCGGCATGGGTTAGTTTACCGAGCAGCGTCGGTGAATCGACTAAACGATCAAACGTATCGGCTACGTATTCGTTTTTGTTCATATCCAGCGCGCTGCCGACAGTCCAGTCTTTTGGATATTCGAAACTGATGCGGATAGGATTAGACTGATGTCCGTGAAAGTACCCACACACCATTTGCCCATTGACGACGGCATTGTCTTTCTCAAGATTAGAACCGGCCATAACGTAAATAGGAAATTCCTTAATCATGGTATCATAAGTGTCTTCGACCTGGTACGTGAGCTTAGCTAATGAACGGGCATTATAAATCGCATATTGATTCGTTCCGCGTCGTTCGACTTTCAGCGGTTTGTTGGCCGCATCGAATGCACGAAAACTACCCACGAAACGGCCAACATCCATAATTTGGTAAGTGCCGGGCGCCGTAGAAGCAAATTGAAAAACCGTCGTGTCGCTTTTAAAACCACTGACGTCGAGCGTCACATAAAACGAGTCGGTCTCGGTCCTCGTCATGTTGATGTGGTAGTGAATTGATAATCCGTTGTTGCCGGCGAATGCGGACATGGTCAATAGCCACGTGGCCATAAGTCCAATCAAACGAGCCATAGCATCTTTCCTTTTTAAGTGGTTAAAAATGGTGCGAATCAGCGACAGATCATTAACTATAAATGCGAAAATATTGTTTCACTTCTGATGGGGTGAATTCGGGTCAATTTTCTTGAGAATGGTAAATTAGGGAAACTTTTCGAAAGCAATACGTAAAACTGGCGAAAACGTTGCGGAAAATTTTCAAGAATTCCATGATTCGTTTGACTTTTGGAATGAGGATGCGTATACTTAATCCGTTTTTCCAGCAATGCACATCTTTACGATCAGCTATCCCACGATAGAAGATTCAAATCTAAAATCCTGACTACTGATCAGGAGTTTATCCCGAGTTGAACCGGATTTTTTCCGTTAGATTTTAACATAAACATGAGGTACGTATGCGAGGTTCATTTTCGAATCGGATTGGCTTTATTGCTGCGGCAGCAGGGTCGGCGATCGGGCTAGGAAACATTTGGAAATTTCCATACGAAGCCGGTTCCAACGGTGGGGCGGCTTTCTTAGTGATCTACGTCATCTGTGCGTTCGTTTTATGTTTCCCGATCATGGTTAGTGAAATTGCCATTGGCCGCCGCACTCAGCTTAATCCCTATGGCGCGTTTGTGATGTTATCAGGGAGTAAAAGTTGGGGCTTCGTCGGTGTGATGGGTGTTCTGTGCGGATTCATGATATTGTCGTTTTATAATGTGGTTGCCGGCTGGGCATTTGGATATTTTTTGCACATGATCGGAGGCGATTTTGATGTGGCCAAAGATTTTATCGGCTATACCACTGATTTTTGGGATAATTTGTTTTTTTCGATGACATTCATGTTTGTAACGGCGTTGATTGTTGCGGGCGGTGTTCAGAAAGGCATTGAGAAATGGTCAAAGATCATGATGCCAGCGCTCGTTCTGATATTACTTTTTTTGATTGGTTATGCTTTTACGCTTGATAACGCGATGAAAGGTGTAGAGTTTTATTTGGTACCCAATTTCAGTTTGGTTACCGGCAAGACCGTCTACACGGCATTGTCACAGGCTTTCTTTTCATTATCGCTTGGGATGGGAGCGTTGATCACATACGGTTCTTACATGAACAAATCGGAAAATGTCGTCAGTTCAGCAGCAATCGTGACTTTGTCGGATACGACGGTTGCTTTTTTAGCCGGATTAATGATCTTTCCGTTTGTTTACTTTCAAGGACTACAACCATCGGCAGGCCCCGGCCTCGTGTTTGTCACTTTACCGGGAGTCTTTGAACACATGGGTGCTTTTTGGGGACGTTTCGTCGGAGCCTCATTTTTCTTGTTGCTTTGTTTTGCCGCATTGACATCAACGATTTCACTGCTGGAAGTTCCGGTAGCTTACATGGTCGATGAAAAAAAATGGCCGCGCAAACGTGCAGTTTGGATACTGGCAACTATAATTTTTATTATCGGCCTTCCGAGCATGTTCTCAACCGGTGCGGTTAAATGGTGTACAGAATTCATTAGTTATGGCGGATCGACGCATGATTTTCTTTCCGTTGTATCCGATATTTTCAACGATACGTTTTTACCGCTGGGAGGTTTTTTGATTTCAACGTTTGCAGCGTATAAATGGAAGACAGAAAACTTGTCAGAGGAATTAGCCCAAGGTAATCCGAATTATAAAGGTTCGATAGTAGAAAAATTTCTGAATATGATGGTTATGTTCGTTTGTCCTTTGATCATCGGTATAGTGTTTGTTATTACGATTCTACAAAAATTTATTGGAATTCAAATTTTTTAATTACTCATATAAGGTAAAACGAAATGACGGAATTTTTAGATCTTTTACTGGCGGTTACGACGTTGATTGCCGATCACATCTGGTGGCCGGTAGTCATTATCATGCTGGGTGCGACCGGCGTGTATATGAGCTTTCAAACTAAATTCATTCAGTTTCGTCGTCTTGGATTAGCGATTAAATTCATGGTACGCGGGCGTTCTAAAGAAGAATCAGCGGGTCGTGAAGGTGATATAACACCGTTTCAGGCTTTAATGACGGCTTTAGCGGCAACGGTAGGTAACGGTAATATTGCCGGCGTAGCGACGGCTATCGCGAGTGGCGGTCCGGGAGCTCCTTTTTGGATGTGGATGACGGCTCTTTTCGGTATGGCTACCAAATATGCTGAAGCACTTTTAG
The DNA window shown above is from bacterium and carries:
- a CDS encoding T9SS type A sorting domain-containing protein: MKRNLQITNNGTSNLDWNIRMNFQYGQTRAAKPLHQYRSSTFYSGVRVSSTAPRAFQKAITPTSGPTKLALARANSAAANGNERILVIQETDAWGVNIGDFIINNLGITPTVINSSQIAETDFFQYDLIVTAGDEDNTYYTELSNNVSKFEAYVIAGGVVQYQLATQGDNVTIVGGVQVIHSYAENVNRVLIPEHPIVSGLDSLLNGNSANHCYLTNLPGNAKVIVETADSRLPTLVEYSFGAGSVVATGMTWEYLYINGYNSGPMMGLALEYSLTLGGAWLRANPISGSIAASGNQQTTITIDASRLYPGDYEAAVEIVNNDVDPEDTVFVVPVTLTVLPPNMSASPDTFANIQYGLGDSTTVTLTVGNIGGQGRLLWSASVVSSSGIPVKFIPASGNLVQNGTEPVLIRLMPTFVAGTYDITIKVSGNDPANPNEEILIQATVLPPDVNVTSESIVKKVEKNKTGSSTLTISNTNAGKLFWNMSIQSDVPEEPTIQVNRSLKKGNNGKQSLLSKASHKSSSFSQLSSSQAFDFIPGTFDSLMLSETYLTCMTVDPATGLIYAQENGGYAFFQYDPSTNEWTQLEDCPIYSGNNGGAVVLNGKVYTTYTSGSGGSKAFREKAFDAFGEGPPPASGIGIYDIDSDTWTTMDSPTYSGLIETFGGKIYLADTYLFVSYDPMTLQWDTLPHPGELDPLFYDENTWGGLRYYNGYLYDLAGNGDTSFAKFDLATEEWTQLPAPPRGTVLGTAIDPVNHTFYAVGNYEDAGDSSLFAFNLNTEQWSVIGGLPFSYIDDMGMAYVPSGDYRGLYLIEGEAGYGFVRYNTTAGMGWLTASAYSGTINGNSSGNVTLNFMPDTLDIGDYTANIFITSNDADEPLITIPVTMQVRADVSGPVTGISFFQDKYLSQYIDVIATGNEPLSGSPVIKVTKPNASQETLTTVTVDAAKRVYYGHFKFDASGNYSFTVTSTDTASNSKDSVRTLSAVLAKVGSNASLASTDGVAIMKIADNTMKSDAYLTIAAEGADLYSSEGIYSLSEAYTFGPLGMDLNASATITFDYSKLSGVDENHLTIYRRTENGLEMMKTIVNKVSKTATTTTMKMGKYQLFYNGDVVSEFEGALPKEFALFQNYPNPFNPTTTIRYALPRETKVVVTVYNILGQEVKTLVNEIQAGGVKSVLWDGKNNAGQAVSSGIYLYRIQTKEFTSTRKMLFVK
- a CDS encoding sodium-dependent transporter, which produces MRGSFSNRIGFIAAAAGSAIGLGNIWKFPYEAGSNGGAAFLVIYVICAFVLCFPIMVSEIAIGRRTQLNPYGAFVMLSGSKSWGFVGVMGVLCGFMILSFYNVVAGWAFGYFLHMIGGDFDVAKDFIGYTTDFWDNLFFSMTFMFVTALIVAGGVQKGIEKWSKIMMPALVLILLFLIGYAFTLDNAMKGVEFYLVPNFSLVTGKTVYTALSQAFFSLSLGMGALITYGSYMNKSENVVSSAAIVTLSDTTVAFLAGLMIFPFVYFQGLQPSAGPGLVFVTLPGVFEHMGAFWGRFVGASFFLLLCFAALTSTISLLEVPVAYMVDEKKWPRKRAVWILATIIFIIGLPSMFSTGAVKWCTEFISYGGSTHDFLSVVSDIFNDTFLPLGGFLISTFAAYKWKTENLSEELAQGNPNYKGSIVEKFLNMMVMFVCPLIIGIVFVITILQKFIGIQIF
- a CDS encoding peptidase; this translates as MKPLFALLMLCLAVTANAGNSKLELKYEIDVTKIESDSFNVTMTVNGVTSDSIVYQFIATSPGMYAVADAGRFVGSFKAYTASGSELPVSRASTNQYLIRNSKQLAKVSYRVEDTYDTAIQEHLIGPMGGTNIERDNAVINSQMVVGYFKGYQINPMQITFRYPKEWKIATALPEKKGVYYADSFDHLVDSPVLLGKLTEASLKIRGARIDVYCYSEHDIIQADSVLTYIKGIIESADKFLNGLPVNRFVFLFHFRKNTGPVVGALEHNYSSYFYMQENPISQVAPLMTAFAAHEFFHIVTPLNIHSEVIEPYNFETPVPSQHLWLYEGATEWAQMMMRVCGGLINEQQFLGVITQKLKISDGFRKDVSLQELSLGSFGELNSQYQNIYYKGALTAMILDMKLLELSKGKTGLREIIKQLSKKYGPKKTFSEKNFFDEFVAMTYPEITDFFERYVKKAEPLPLKEYLAKGGFNYNAEIRTGQYKADTGKYALTVNGDNQVVFIQVDTTHAINRELGVHDGDVMLKVKYQDQEAVPLVQNVIQLVNSIQIDSTFSIFIKRGDQEKVLTAKAGKKEIIVTHKLESMENPSKEQLEFRKLWLSNR
- a CDS encoding peptidase, whose protein sequence is MARLIGLMATWLLTMSAFAGNNGLSIHYHINMTRTETDSFYVTLDVSGFKSDTTVFQFASTAPGTYQIMDVGRFVGSFRAFDAANKPLKVERRGTNQYAIYNARSLAKLTYQVEDTYDTMIKEFPIYVMAGSNLEKDNAVVNGQMVCGYFHGHQSNPIRISFEYPKDWTVGSALDMNKNEYVADTFDRLVDSPTLLGKLTHAEMKVGGTKVDIYSYSENDKIKADDLVPEMKKMIMAADQFLKGLPVKRYTFLFHFRANPGPVFGAWEHSYASLYVIPEGDPQKTAPGVVSIAAHEFFHIVTPLNIHSEIIEEFNYIKPVASQHLWLYEGTTEWASDFMQVRSGQMSDTELMNQISLKLQNNDQYDPDLSLVELSLGSFEKYVDQYQNIYDKGALTAMFLDMRLLELSKGKKGLRDIVNTLAKKYGPKKAFPESQFFDIFVEMTYPEIRDYIDQYIKGSKPLPVKEYLAKAGYEYIPSQKSGVFVTSRGKFDFGAYNNQIVVRNVDPTDSVNMQSGLKDGDVMLRIAYNGTEVSILDARFSTLMSSMHIGDPFAWIVKRDNKEVKLEANVGRREIIETHKIIPMVTLTKEQEQFRKWWLTNQ